A single genomic interval of Rhizobium leguminosarum bv. trifolii WSM1325 harbors:
- a CDS encoding short-chain dehydrogenase/reductase SDR (PFAM: short-chain dehydrogenase/reductase SDR; KR domain protein~KEGG: mms:mma_1860 short chain dehydrogenase/reductase family oxidoreductase) — protein MSQPLSTKIALVTGGSRGIGAAIVRRLAADGAAVAFTYSSSEHKAKAIVAELEAAGGRALAIRADSADAKAVQDAVALTAGHFGGLDILVSNAGILILNPLDDYSLEDFDRMFAVNVRAAFVGIQAAARHMKEGGRVITIGSVTADRSGFPTSAVYSMTKGAIASMTRGLARDLGPRGITVNNIQPGPTATDMNPNEDDHQRLKPLMALGRLGEDREIAGLAAYLASAEAAFVTGASLTIDGGYLA, from the coding sequence ATGTCTCAACCCCTTTCCACCAAGATCGCCCTCGTCACCGGCGGCTCGCGCGGCATCGGTGCCGCTATCGTCCGAAGGCTCGCCGCTGATGGCGCCGCCGTCGCCTTCACCTATTCCAGCTCGGAGCACAAGGCGAAGGCGATCGTCGCCGAGCTGGAGGCTGCTGGCGGCAGGGCGCTGGCGATCCGGGCCGACAGTGCCGATGCGAAGGCCGTACAGGATGCCGTCGCGTTGACAGCCGGGCATTTTGGCGGTCTCGACATTCTCGTCAGCAATGCCGGCATTCTCATCCTCAACCCGCTCGACGACTATTCGCTCGAAGATTTCGACCGGATGTTCGCCGTCAACGTCCGCGCTGCCTTCGTCGGCATCCAGGCAGCGGCAAGACACATGAAGGAAGGCGGCCGCGTCATCACCATCGGCAGCGTCACCGCCGATCGCAGCGGCTTTCCAACCTCCGCAGTCTACAGCATGACGAAGGGCGCAATCGCCTCGATGACCCGCGGCCTCGCCCGCGATCTCGGCCCACGCGGCATCACCGTCAACAACATCCAGCCCGGCCCGACGGCGACCGACATGAACCCCAATGAGGACGATCATCAGCGCCTCAAGCCGCTGATGGCACTTGGCCGCCTGGGTGAGGACCGCGAGATCGCCGGCCTCGCCGCCTATCTCGCCAGTGCCGAGGCCGCTTTCGTCACCGGCGCCAGCCTGACGATCGACGGCGGTTATCTCGCCTGA
- a CDS encoding response regulator receiver modulated CheB methylesterase (KEGG: ret:RHE_CH03515 chemotaxis-specific methylesterase protein~PFAM: CheB methylesterase; response regulator receiver~SMART: response regulator receiver), whose amino-acid sequence MAKKIRVLIIDDSASIRQTLTHVLEQDPDIEIMAVASDPFMAARKLQEEIPDVITLDVEMPRMDGITFLRKLMSQRPIPVVMCSSLTEAGSETLLQALEAGAVDVILKSKIGAADSLSDDAMRIREVVKSASHARLSNVRRAAGTIRSASAEGPAKKLTADVMLPPPTGRAMAKTTEMVVCVGASTGGTEALREFLEELPANAPGMVIVQHMPEKFTAAFAKRLNGLCEVEVKEAVDGDPVLRGHVLIAPGDKHMLLERQGARYYVSVKTGPLVSRHRPSVDVLFRSAARSAGSNAMGIIMTGMGDDGARGMLEMHQAGAYTVAQDEASSVVFGMPKEAIAKGGVDRILPLDQIAREVLITQQKF is encoded by the coding sequence ATGGCTAAGAAAATCCGCGTTCTCATCATCGACGATTCCGCCAGTATCCGCCAAACGCTGACCCATGTGCTGGAGCAGGATCCCGATATCGAGATCATGGCGGTGGCATCCGACCCCTTCATGGCGGCGCGGAAACTGCAGGAGGAGATCCCCGATGTCATCACGCTCGATGTGGAGATGCCGCGCATGGACGGCATCACCTTCCTGCGCAAGCTGATGTCGCAGCGGCCGATCCCCGTCGTGATGTGCTCGTCGCTGACGGAGGCGGGATCGGAAACGCTGCTCCAGGCGCTGGAGGCCGGCGCCGTCGACGTCATCCTGAAATCGAAGATCGGGGCTGCCGACAGCCTTTCCGACGATGCGATGCGTATTCGCGAAGTCGTCAAGAGCGCCTCGCATGCACGGCTTTCCAACGTGCGCCGCGCCGCCGGAACCATTCGCTCGGCTTCGGCGGAAGGGCCGGCCAAGAAGCTGACGGCGGATGTGATGCTGCCGCCACCGACGGGGCGGGCCATGGCGAAGACAACGGAGATGGTCGTCTGCGTCGGCGCCTCCACCGGTGGCACCGAAGCGCTGCGCGAGTTCCTGGAGGAACTGCCGGCCAACGCGCCTGGCATGGTGATCGTCCAGCATATGCCGGAGAAATTCACCGCCGCCTTCGCCAAGCGGCTGAACGGGCTTTGCGAAGTCGAGGTCAAGGAAGCCGTCGATGGCGATCCGGTGCTGCGCGGCCATGTGCTGATCGCACCAGGCGACAAGCACATGCTGCTCGAGCGCCAGGGTGCGCGCTACTATGTCAGCGTCAAGACCGGGCCGCTGGTGTCGCGACACCGGCCTTCCGTCGACGTGCTCTTCCGCTCGGCGGCGCGCTCGGCCGGCTCGAACGCCATGGGTATCATCATGACCGGCATGGGCGACGACGGCGCGCGCGGCATGCTGGAAATGCATCAGGCCGGCGCCTACACGGTGGCGCAGGACGAGGCGAGTTCAGTCGTTTTCGGCATGCCGAAGGAGGCGATCGCCAAAGGCGGCGTCGACCGTATCCTGCCGCTCGATCAGATCGCTCGCGAAGTTTTGATAACGCAGCAGAAGTTTTAA
- a CDS encoding MCP methyltransferase, CheR-type (KEGG: rec:RHECIAT_CH0003765 methyl-accepting chemotaxis protein O-methyltransferase protein~PFAM: MCP methyltransferase CheR-type~SMART: MCP methyltransferase CheR-type) — MSMAAAVETQLPGDRISKRNFDKLARFIYDYSGIKMPPTKLTMLEGRLRRRLRATNHATFDDYCDFLFNHDGLDQETVYLIDVVTTNKTDFFREAKHFDYLQTVALPMIVNSGVRTIRTWSSACSTGAEPYTMAMVLAEFAEGRNDVSYSVLATDLSTDVLQTARRGIYPEDLIAPVPRDLQRKYVLTAKQPGRREVRITPKLRSKIGFARMNLMDEKYAIGELMNVIFCRNVLIYFDKQTQAGVLNRLCACLAKGGYMFIGHSESITGFDLPLKQVSNTVFQRI, encoded by the coding sequence ATGAGTATGGCAGCAGCGGTGGAAACCCAATTGCCGGGCGACCGGATCAGCAAGCGCAATTTCGATAAGCTTGCCCGGTTCATCTACGATTATAGCGGCATCAAGATGCCGCCGACCAAGCTGACGATGCTCGAAGGGCGGTTGAGGCGCCGCCTTCGCGCAACCAACCATGCGACCTTCGACGATTATTGCGATTTCCTGTTCAATCATGACGGCCTCGACCAGGAAACCGTCTACCTGATCGACGTGGTGACGACGAATAAGACCGACTTCTTCCGCGAAGCCAAGCATTTCGACTATCTGCAGACGGTAGCGCTGCCAATGATTGTCAATAGCGGCGTTCGGACCATCCGCACCTGGAGTTCGGCCTGCTCGACGGGAGCGGAACCCTACACGATGGCGATGGTGCTGGCGGAATTCGCCGAAGGCCGCAACGACGTCTCCTACAGCGTTCTGGCGACCGACCTTTCCACTGATGTGCTGCAGACGGCGCGCCGGGGCATCTACCCGGAAGATTTGATCGCGCCTGTGCCGCGCGATCTGCAGCGCAAATACGTGCTGACAGCCAAGCAGCCGGGTCGGCGGGAGGTGCGTATCACGCCGAAACTGCGCAGCAAGATCGGTTTTGCCCGCATGAATCTGATGGACGAGAAATACGCGATCGGCGAGTTGATGAACGTCATCTTCTGCCGCAACGTGCTAATCTACTTTGACAAGCAGACTCAGGCCGGTGTTCTCAACCGCCTCTGTGCCTGCCTGGCGAAGGGCGGCTACATGTTCATCGGCCATTCTGAATCAATCACCGGCTTCGATCTGCCGTTGAAGCAGGTCTCGAATACGGTGTTTCAGCGTATCTAA
- a CDS encoding CheW protein (PFAM: CheW domain protein~SMART: CheW domain protein~KEGG: ret:RHE_CH03517 chemotaxis signal transduction protein), which produces MIMATTSLEAQFVTFSLGEEIFAVPVEVVREILDYAEAFKIPNGPDYLLGLRDVRGQGVPTIDLRLKLGMTKTVPTPHTRVLVLDVPMENRLLTLGLVADRVFEVTPFRHEQIEAAPDIGVRWRSDYIAGVVRRENGFVVIIDLARLLSREDASVLQSAA; this is translated from the coding sequence ATGATCATGGCCACGACATCTTTGGAAGCGCAATTCGTGACCTTCAGCCTCGGCGAGGAGATTTTCGCCGTGCCGGTTGAGGTGGTACGGGAAATCCTCGACTATGCGGAAGCTTTCAAGATTCCGAATGGTCCCGACTATCTGCTCGGCCTGCGCGACGTGCGCGGGCAGGGCGTGCCGACGATCGATCTTCGCTTGAAGCTCGGCATGACGAAGACCGTGCCGACGCCGCACACGCGGGTGCTCGTCCTCGACGTGCCGATGGAAAACCGGCTGCTGACGCTTGGCCTCGTCGCCGATCGCGTCTTCGAAGTCACGCCATTCCGGCACGAGCAGATCGAGGCGGCGCCTGATATCGGCGTGCGCTGGCGCTCGGACTATATCGCCGGCGTCGTTCGCCGTGAAAACGGCTTCGTCGTCATCATCGACCTTGCACGGTTGCTGTCGCGCGAGGACGCCTCGGTACTGCAATCGGCGGCCTGA
- a CDS encoding methyl-accepting chemotaxis sensory transducer (PFAM: chemotaxis sensory transducer; histidine kinase HAMP region domain protein~SMART: chemotaxis sensory transducer; histidine kinase HAMP region domain protein~KEGG: rec:RHECIAT_CH0003767 putative methyl-accepting chemotaxis protein), translated as MRITIKLKLAAAFGFVILLLVGSAVYGIISLSTLNDAVGNLVAGPAKSLELALEAKAAELSAIRWQKNALLEMDPEVARKNYQNSAKSMDEMLAYAVSGQQLATVDGKPTWDRLIELAKRFTEGSHKVASIQESGDRAGANALSSGEVRALVTELEDVFAALVAQQQKSMAQADDDTETLYGSTRNLLIGIAVGASVIAFAAALWIALGINSGLRKIMNVANAVATGDLNQKAEINSNDEIKDLVNTINVMTDNLRSTAGIASQISNGDLTVSPKPLSDKDMLGIALEQMVERLRGVVSDAAAAAENVSAGSQELSSSSEQVSQGATEQAASAEEASASMEEMAANIKQNADNAAQTEKIARQSAKDAEASGDAVTRAVQAMRTIAEKIGIVQEIARQTDLLALNAAVEAARAGEHGKGFAVVASEVRKLAERSQSAAAEISSMSGDTVKAAQEAGDMLGRLVPDIRKTAELVSEISAACREQDVGASQINEAIQQLDKVTQQNAGASEQMSATSEELATQAEELQASIAFFKVDTAGNRQSRTPAARMTVRSPAPAAGRKPAPKKPAANSVAGQQARAKGFALDLSMGGPDDGDAEFKESA; from the coding sequence ATGCGTATCACGATCAAGCTTAAGCTCGCGGCCGCGTTCGGCTTCGTCATTTTGTTGCTGGTGGGCAGCGCGGTGTATGGGATCATCAGCCTCAGCACACTGAACGACGCCGTCGGCAACCTTGTCGCGGGTCCTGCAAAAAGCCTGGAACTGGCCCTGGAAGCAAAAGCTGCGGAGCTCAGTGCCATTCGCTGGCAGAAGAATGCCCTTCTGGAAATGGATCCCGAAGTGGCCAGGAAGAACTACCAGAACTCGGCGAAGAGCATGGACGAAATGCTGGCCTATGCGGTGAGTGGCCAACAGCTTGCAACTGTCGACGGCAAGCCCACGTGGGATAGGCTGATCGAACTGGCCAAGCGTTTCACCGAGGGCTCCCACAAAGTCGCCTCCATCCAGGAAAGTGGTGACAGGGCAGGGGCCAATGCCCTGTCGTCGGGAGAGGTTCGCGCCCTCGTTACGGAACTGGAAGACGTCTTCGCGGCGCTCGTTGCGCAGCAGCAGAAGTCAATGGCGCAGGCCGATGACGATACCGAAACCCTTTATGGTTCCACCAGGAACCTGCTGATCGGCATCGCCGTCGGCGCCTCCGTCATCGCTTTTGCCGCCGCATTGTGGATCGCCCTCGGCATCAACAGCGGCCTGCGTAAGATCATGAACGTCGCCAACGCCGTCGCCACCGGCGACCTGAACCAGAAGGCCGAGATCAACAGCAACGACGAGATCAAGGACCTGGTGAACACGATCAACGTCATGACGGATAATCTTCGCAGCACTGCTGGTATCGCCAGCCAGATCTCGAACGGCGACTTGACCGTGTCGCCGAAGCCGCTTTCTGACAAGGACATGCTGGGCATTGCGCTCGAGCAGATGGTCGAGCGTCTGCGCGGTGTCGTCTCTGATGCGGCGGCTGCCGCAGAAAATGTTTCGGCCGGCAGCCAGGAACTGTCCTCGAGCTCCGAGCAGGTATCGCAGGGCGCCACCGAACAGGCGGCTTCGGCCGAAGAGGCTTCCGCCTCGATGGAAGAGATGGCCGCCAACATCAAGCAGAACGCCGATAACGCCGCCCAGACCGAAAAGATCGCCCGCCAGTCGGCCAAGGATGCTGAAGCCAGCGGGGACGCGGTGACGCGCGCCGTACAGGCGATGCGGACCATTGCCGAGAAGATCGGTATCGTCCAGGAAATCGCCCGCCAAACCGATCTCTTGGCTCTCAATGCCGCCGTCGAAGCTGCTCGTGCAGGCGAACACGGCAAGGGCTTTGCGGTGGTGGCTTCGGAAGTGCGCAAGCTTGCCGAACGCAGCCAGTCGGCTGCTGCCGAAATCAGCTCGATGTCGGGCGATACCGTCAAGGCCGCTCAGGAAGCGGGCGACATGCTTGGCCGGCTGGTGCCGGATATCCGCAAGACGGCGGAACTGGTCTCCGAGATCAGCGCCGCCTGCCGCGAACAGGATGTCGGCGCTTCGCAGATCAACGAAGCGATCCAGCAGCTCGACAAGGTGACGCAGCAGAATGCCGGCGCCTCCGAGCAGATGTCCGCAACCTCGGAAGAGCTCGCGACTCAAGCGGAAGAATTGCAGGCCTCGATCGCCTTCTTCAAGGTCGATACTGCAGGCAACCGCCAGTCCCGCACGCCGGCCGCCAGGATGACGGTTCGCAGCCCGGCTCCGGCCGCCGGCCGCAAGCCTGCACCCAAGAAGCCGGCCGCCAACAGCGTCGCCGGCCAGCAGGCGCGGGCGAAAGGCTTCGCTCTCGATCTCTCCATGGGCGGTCCCGATGACGGAGACGCCGAATTCAAGGAAAGCGCATGA
- a CDS encoding methyl-accepting chemotaxis sensory transducer (PFAM: chemotaxis sensory transducer; histidine kinase HAMP region domain protein~SMART: chemotaxis sensory transducer; histidine kinase HAMP region domain protein~KEGG: rec:RHECIAT_CH0003768 putative methyl-accepting chemotaxis protein): protein MRFTIKLKLGLAFGIMTLLLIGIAVYGSLSLGTLNEASGKMIDGSVRRLELALNANIAEVNAIRAQKNALLSTDPDAAAGFYKEADQNLQVMFDAVDAGLAIALPEGKPHWEKLRTVGGKFREKSAELQQLDAKGDKAGALALSLGDLRAMTGDMGDAISALTEIQRKGMQATNQSNTNLYTSTKLILTTASGIAVLIALGAALWITLGINNGLRKITTVVNAVAIGDLNQKVDVKTNDEIKDLINTVNAMTANLRATAALADQIAMGDLSTDAKPLSDKDALGIAMQSMISNLRTTAGIADQIANGDLTVSPKPLSDKDALGIALEQMVERLRGVVADAISAAENVSSGSQELSASSEQVSQGATEQAASAEEASASMEEMASNIKQNADNAAQTEKIARQSAKDAEASGEAVSRAVDAMRTIAQKIGIVQEIARQTDLLALNAAVEAARAGEHGKGFAVVASEVRKLAERSQSAAAEISSMSSDTVTAAQEAGEMLGRLVPDIRKTAELVSEISAACREQDIGAAQINEAIQQLDKVTQQNAGASEQMSATSEELASQAEELQTSIAFFRVDMAGGRRERAPAAKLTVRNRPPAAPRKPAGKAPANTVAGQQARVKGFALDMSMGGPDTVDEEFRESA, encoded by the coding sequence ATGCGTTTCACCATTAAACTCAAACTGGGTCTTGCCTTTGGCATCATGACGCTGCTGCTGATCGGCATCGCGGTTTATGGAAGCCTGAGCCTCGGCACCTTGAACGAGGCGAGCGGCAAGATGATCGACGGCTCTGTGCGCCGCCTGGAACTGGCGCTGAACGCCAATATTGCCGAAGTCAACGCCATCCGCGCTCAGAAGAACGCTCTGCTTTCCACCGATCCTGACGCGGCTGCCGGCTTCTACAAGGAAGCCGACCAGAATTTGCAGGTCATGTTCGATGCCGTCGATGCCGGCCTTGCGATCGCCTTGCCGGAAGGCAAACCCCATTGGGAGAAGCTGCGGACGGTCGGCGGGAAATTCCGTGAAAAATCCGCCGAGCTGCAGCAGCTTGACGCCAAGGGCGACAAGGCCGGCGCGCTGGCGCTTTCACTCGGCGACCTCCGGGCGATGACCGGCGACATGGGCGATGCGATCTCCGCCCTTACCGAGATCCAGCGCAAGGGCATGCAGGCGACCAACCAATCGAACACCAATCTCTACACCTCAACGAAGCTGATCCTCACCACTGCTTCCGGCATCGCAGTGCTCATCGCGCTCGGTGCTGCGCTCTGGATCACGCTTGGAATCAACAATGGCTTGAGGAAGATCACGACCGTCGTAAACGCCGTCGCAATCGGCGATCTCAACCAGAAGGTCGATGTCAAGACCAATGACGAGATCAAGGATCTCATCAATACGGTCAATGCCATGACTGCCAATCTGCGTGCCACGGCAGCACTTGCCGACCAGATCGCCATGGGTGACCTCAGCACCGATGCCAAGCCGCTTTCGGACAAGGATGCGCTCGGCATCGCGATGCAGAGCATGATCTCCAACCTGCGGACCACCGCCGGCATCGCCGATCAGATCGCAAACGGTGACCTGACGGTGTCTCCAAAGCCGCTCTCCGACAAGGATGCGCTGGGCATCGCGCTCGAACAGATGGTCGAACGCCTGCGCGGCGTCGTTGCCGATGCGATATCGGCCGCCGAGAACGTCTCTTCCGGCAGCCAGGAACTTTCGGCAAGCTCCGAGCAGGTGTCGCAGGGCGCCACGGAGCAGGCGGCTTCCGCCGAAGAGGCTTCCGCCTCGATGGAAGAGATGGCCTCCAACATCAAGCAGAACGCCGACAATGCCGCCCAGACCGAAAAGATCGCCCGTCAGTCGGCGAAGGATGCGGAAGCCAGCGGCGAGGCTGTCTCCCGCGCTGTCGACGCGATGCGCACGATTGCCCAGAAGATCGGCATCGTCCAGGAAATCGCCCGCCAGACCGATCTTCTCGCCCTCAACGCTGCCGTGGAAGCGGCTCGTGCGGGTGAGCACGGCAAGGGTTTCGCAGTCGTTGCATCCGAAGTGCGCAAGCTTGCTGAACGCAGCCAGTCGGCTGCCGCCGAGATCAGCTCGATGTCGAGCGATACGGTGACGGCGGCCCAGGAAGCGGGCGAAATGCTCGGCCGGCTGGTGCCCGATATCCGCAAGACGGCCGAGCTGGTTTCCGAGATCAGTGCCGCCTGCCGCGAACAGGATATCGGGGCGGCCCAGATCAACGAGGCGATCCAGCAGCTCGACAAGGTGACGCAGCAGAATGCCGGCGCCTCCGAGCAGATGTCGGCAACCTCGGAGGAACTCGCCTCCCAGGCTGAAGAGCTGCAGACGTCGATTGCCTTCTTCAGGGTCGACATGGCAGGCGGTCGCCGCGAGCGTGCGCCGGCTGCAAAACTCACCGTCCGCAACCGGCCTCCCGCCGCACCTCGCAAACCGGCTGGCAAGGCGCCGGCCAATACGGTGGCCGGCCAGCAGGCCCGCGTGAAGGGTTTTGCCCTCGACATGTCGATGGGCGGTCCCGACACGGTCGACGAGGAATTCCGGGAGAGCGCATAG
- a CDS encoding methyl-accepting chemotaxis sensory transducer (PFAM: chemotaxis sensory transducer; histidine kinase HAMP region domain protein~SMART: chemotaxis sensory transducer; histidine kinase HAMP region domain protein~KEGG: rec:RHECIAT_CH0003769 methyl accepting chemotaxis protein) — MRLTIKTKLVTAFTFIILMLVGTAAYGIFSLGSLNDTIDKLLAGPAARLDLAQQINIAQLEAIRQQKNLLTARSADETAGAVAKGNQARKEFTDAFNQVLALATEEGKARWARIAELSKTFNAADDQIRDYVKAGNAEGANTVSVTTARAAANDIDATLSEILALEKQRMKAADDGAEAQYTTTRTMMVAVAAVALLIAALTAFWIASTISKGLGRANTVVREVSEGDLTKMADITSHDEIGELLGNVNIMIERLRGVVADALSAADNVSSGSQQLSASSEQVSQGATEQAASAEEASASMEQMAANIKQNADNAAQTEKIARQSAKDAEMSGEAVTRAVDAMRTIAQKIGIVQEIARQTDLLALNAAVEAARAGEHGKGFAVVASEVRKLAERSQSAAAEISSMSSDTVKAAADAGDMLGRLVPDIRKTAELVSEISAACREQDIGASQINEAIQQLDKVTQQNAGASEQMSATSEELASQAEELQTSIAFFKVDTAGNGRSGAHKAQPKASAKALKAPAAGRKPGLQAHSQGRGQTVSAQQQRLKGFALDMSMGGPDASDDDFRESA; from the coding sequence ATGCGACTGACAATAAAGACGAAACTGGTGACCGCGTTCACCTTCATCATTCTGATGCTCGTAGGCACCGCCGCTTACGGTATCTTCAGCCTTGGATCGCTGAACGACACGATCGATAAGCTTCTTGCCGGCCCGGCAGCCCGCCTCGATCTCGCGCAGCAGATCAACATTGCCCAGCTCGAGGCCATCCGCCAGCAGAAGAACCTGCTCACCGCCCGCAGCGCAGACGAGACGGCCGGCGCGGTCGCGAAGGGCAATCAGGCCCGCAAGGAGTTCACCGACGCCTTCAACCAGGTGCTGGCGCTGGCGACGGAAGAAGGCAAGGCGCGCTGGGCGCGCATCGCCGAACTTTCCAAGACCTTCAATGCGGCCGACGATCAGATCCGTGACTATGTGAAGGCCGGTAATGCCGAAGGCGCAAATACCGTCTCTGTTACGACGGCGCGGGCCGCTGCCAACGATATCGACGCGACGCTCAGCGAAATCCTGGCACTTGAAAAGCAGCGCATGAAGGCTGCCGACGACGGCGCCGAAGCGCAGTACACGACGACACGCACAATGATGGTTGCGGTCGCAGCCGTCGCCCTGCTGATTGCCGCCCTCACCGCCTTCTGGATCGCCAGCACGATCAGCAAGGGCCTCGGCCGTGCCAACACCGTGGTGCGCGAAGTGTCGGAAGGCGATCTGACCAAGATGGCCGACATCACCAGCCATGACGAAATCGGCGAACTTCTGGGCAACGTCAATATCATGATCGAACGTCTGCGCGGCGTCGTTGCCGACGCACTGTCGGCCGCCGACAACGTCTCTTCCGGAAGCCAGCAACTTTCGGCGAGTTCGGAACAGGTATCGCAGGGCGCCACCGAACAGGCGGCGTCGGCCGAAGAGGCTTCCGCCTCGATGGAGCAGATGGCCGCCAACATCAAGCAGAACGCCGATAACGCCGCCCAGACCGAAAAGATCGCCCGCCAGTCCGCCAAGGACGCGGAGATGAGCGGTGAAGCGGTGACGCGTGCTGTCGACGCCATGCGCACGATCGCCCAGAAGATCGGCATCGTCCAGGAAATCGCCCGCCAGACCGATCTCTTGGCTCTCAACGCTGCCGTGGAAGCGGCTCGTGCGGGAGAACACGGCAAGGGCTTTGCGGTGGTCGCTTCGGAAGTGCGCAAGCTTGCCGAACGCAGCCAGTCGGCGGCTGCCGAAATCAGCTCGATGTCGAGCGACACGGTCAAAGCTGCCGCCGATGCCGGCGATATGCTCGGCCGGCTGGTGCCCGATATCCGCAAGACGGCGGAACTGGTCTCCGAGATCAGTGCGGCCTGCCGCGAACAGGATATCGGCGCCTCGCAGATCAATGAAGCGATCCAGCAGCTCGACAAGGTGACGCAACAGAATGCCGGCGCTTCCGAGCAGATGTCGGCAACCTCCGAGGAGCTCGCCTCCCAGGCAGAGGAACTGCAGACGTCAATCGCCTTCTTCAAGGTCGATACGGCAGGCAACGGACGGTCCGGCGCCCACAAAGCGCAGCCAAAGGCTTCGGCCAAGGCGCTCAAGGCCCCGGCCGCTGGCCGCAAGCCCGGCCTGCAGGCTCACAGCCAAGGCCGCGGCCAGACGGTTTCGGCTCAACAGCAGCGCCTCAAGGGCTTTGCTCTCGATATGTCGATGGGCGGTCCAGACGCCAGCGACGACGACTTTAGGGAGAGCGCATAA
- a CDS encoding CheW protein (PFAM: CheW domain protein~SMART: CheW domain protein~KEGG: ret:RHE_CH03521 chemotaxis signal transduction protein): MSATAAAERFDKHWSYAEEVEVLTFDLNGETFALEAVIVQEILDLLPETAVPGSQPFVASVINFRGKVIPLADLRLAFGMEAAEATIDSRFIVIEIDLQGEQTLVGLRTDKVNEVTTLAKSASEAPPSIGMRWRADYINCLVKRGGEFIILPNLQAIFSSRHDAAGAVN, encoded by the coding sequence ATGAGTGCAACAGCAGCAGCCGAACGGTTCGACAAGCACTGGAGCTATGCCGAGGAAGTCGAGGTCCTGACCTTCGATCTCAACGGCGAAACCTTCGCGCTGGAAGCGGTTATCGTCCAGGAAATCCTGGACCTGCTTCCTGAGACCGCGGTGCCGGGCAGTCAGCCCTTCGTCGCCAGCGTCATCAACTTCCGCGGTAAGGTCATTCCGCTCGCCGATCTGCGTCTCGCCTTCGGGATGGAAGCAGCAGAGGCGACGATCGACAGCCGCTTCATCGTCATCGAGATCGACCTACAGGGCGAGCAGACGCTCGTCGGCCTCAGAACCGACAAGGTGAACGAGGTGACGACACTTGCAAAGTCCGCGAGCGAAGCCCCGCCCAGCATCGGCATGCGTTGGCGCGCCGACTACATCAACTGCCTGGTGAAGAGGGGCGGAGAATTCATCATTCTCCCCAATCTGCAGGCGATCTTTTCATCGAGGCACGATGCGGCGGGAGCCGTCAATTGA